From a region of the Impatiens glandulifera chromosome 4, dImpGla2.1, whole genome shotgun sequence genome:
- the LOC124936469 gene encoding translation initiation factor IF-2, chloroplastic-like → MASLTSLASLGSVSCGSSVHFEGTFSLVHRVSLSRNIQSFRGSWIGKKWKYIGVCRCSVTTNFITEQGTSVSLDSTNDAEFVLRAAPKPASKPVSKPNLAINSENSDSIDEKLKDDEAERKKVIESLGEVLEKAEKLETSKKVNVTYNRPPQNLSVNPRNGKPLNAAVGQKSNASKSVWRKGNPVSSVQKVAKDLPKTENTQNQEIRPEVSRKLNPVQATAQPSLQAKPFVVPPPVLKKPVILKDVGASPKSPSPEGVVPVKSKERKPILIDKFAPKKSAADSQIAATVLAPTKPGKTPVAGKSKDEFRKKSGSFGGVRRRMMENEIPDEASELSVSISGTSMPRKGRKITKAYRKAIRLKAAQDAAPVKVEILEVGEEGMLIEELAYHLATSEGEIFGSLYSRGIKPDGVQTLDKDMVKMICKEYDVEVIDGIPTRVEEMAKKKAIVDEEDLDNLEDRPPILTIMGHVDHGKTSLLDYIRKSKVAASEAGGITQGIGAYKVLVPIDGNLQPCVFLDTPGHEAFGAMRARGTRVTDIAIIVVAADDGIRPQTKEAIAHAKAADVPIIIAINKIDKDGANPDRVMQELASIDLMPEVWGGDVPVVQISALKGQNIDELLETVMLVAEMQELKGNPQRMAKGAVIEAGLHKSKGPLATFIVQNGTLKKGDVVVCGEAFGKVRALFDDGGNRVDEAGPSIPVQVIGLNNVPIAGDEFEVVDSLDVARERAEVREESLRIERISAKAGDGKVTLSSLASAVSGRKLSGLDLHQLTIIMKVDLQGSIEALRQALQVLPQENVTLKFLLQATGDINNSDVDLAVASEAIILGFNVKTPASVKSYADNKGVEIRLYRVIYDLIDDVRTAMEGLLESVEEQIPIASAQVRALFSSGSGQIAGCMVTEGRIVKDCGIRVIRKGKTVHVGTLNSLKRVKEIVKEVSAGLECGIGVDDYDDWVVGDVIEAFNRVQKKRTLEEASATMTAAHEGAGIIPS, encoded by the exons ATGGCTTCTCTGACTTCCCTTGCGAGCTTGGGGAGTGTAAGTTGTGGTTCATCTGTGCATTTCGAGGGAACATTTTCGCTAGTCCATAGGGTTTCTTTATCGAGAAATATTCAAAGTTTTCGTGGGAGTTGGATTGGAAAGAAGTGGAAGTACATTGGAGTATGTAGATGTTCAGTAACTACTAATTTTATAACTGAGCAAGGGACATCTGTTTCCCTTGATTCAACAAATGATGCTGAATTCGTACTCAGGGCAGCTCCTAAACCAGCGTCAAAACCTGTTTCTAAACCGAATTTAGCCATTAACTCAGAAAATTCAGACTCTATTGATGAAAAGTTAAAGGACGATGAAGCAGAGAGGAAGAAAGTCATTGAGTCACTAGGAGAGGTTTTGGAGAAGGCCGAGAAGTTAGAGACGAGTAAAAAAGTGAATGTGACTTATAATAGACCACCTCAAAACTTATCTGTGAATCCGAGGAATGGTAAGCCACTCAATGCAGCTGTTGGTCAGAAGTCTAATGCTTCAAAAAGTGTGTGGAGGAAAGGGAATCCAGTGTCTAGTGTACAAAAAGTGGCAAAAGATTTACCGAAAACTGAGAATACCCAGAATCAAGAAATCAGGCCAGAAGTATCAAGAAAGCTAAACCCCGTACAAGCTACGGCTCAACCAAGTTTACAAGCTAAACCCTTTGTTGTTCCGCCTCCTGTGTTGAAGAAACCAGTAATTCTGAAGGACGTAGGGGCATCCCCAAAAAGTCCATCTCCTGAAGGAGTTGTCCCTGTAAAATCTAAAGAAAGGAAACCGATACTAATTGACAAGTTTGCGCCTAAAAAATCTGCAGCTGATTCTCAGATTGCAGCAACAGTATTAGCACCTACAAAGCCTGGAAAGACACCTGTAGCAGGGAAGTCCAAAGATGAATTTCGTAAAAAGAGTGGTTCATTTGGTGGCGTACGGAGACGGATGATGGAAAATGAGATTCCTGACGAGGCTTCTGAACTTAGTGTCTCTATTTCAGGGACTTCTATGCCGAGGAAGGGACGGAAAATTACTAAGGCTTATCGGAAAGCAATTAGACTCAAGGCAGCTCAAGACGCTGCTCCTGTAAAAGTAGAAATTTTGGAGGTCGGTGAAGAAGGTATGCTGATTGAAGAGTTGGCTTACCACTTGGCTACCAGTGAAGGGGAAATATTTGGTTCTTTGTACTCCAGGGGTATAAAACCTGATGGAGTGCAAACCCTTGATAAAGATATGGTGAAGATGATTTGCAAAGAGTATGATGTTGAAGTGATTGATGGCATACCAACCCGAGTGGAGGAAATGGCAAAAAAGAAGGCAATTGTTGATGAAGAAGACCTTGATAATCTGGAAGATCGTCCGCCCATCCTTACCATAATGGGACATGTGGACCATGGAAAG ACATCTCTCTTGGATTACATTCGGAAGAGCAAG GTTGCAGCTTCAGAAGCTGGCGGCATTACACAAGGAATTGGAGCATATAAGGTGCTTGTTCCCATTGATGGGAACCTGCAACCTTGTGTTTTTCTTGATACCCCTGGCCATGAG GCATTTGGCGCTATGAGAGCTCGTGGAACAAGGGTAACAGATATTGCTATCATTGTAGTGGCTGCAGATGATGGAATCCGTCCTCAGACCAAAGAAGCTATAGCTCATGCAAAAGCAGCAGACGTACCTATTATAATTGCCATTAATAAG ATTGATAAGGATGGAGCAAATCCAGATCGTGTGATGCAAGAACTTGCTTCCATTGACTTGATGCCAGAAGTTTGGGGTGGTGATGTCCCAGTAGTTCAG ATAAGTGCGCTTAAAGGGCAGAATATAGATGAACTGTTGGAAACTGTGATGCTGGTTGCAGAG ATGCAAGAGTTAAAGGGCAATCCACAAAGAATGGCAAAGGGTGCGGTCATTGAGGCAGGACTTCACAAATCTAAAGGACCATTGGCTACATTCATTGTGCAGAATGGAACCCTTAAAAAAGGAGATGTTGTTGTTTGTGGTGAAGCTTTCGGAAAG GTTAGGGCTTTATTTGATGATGGTGGAAACCGTGTTGATGAAGCTGGGCCCTCAATACCTGTACAG GTTATTGGATTGAACAATGTCCCAATTGCTGGTGATGAATTTGAGGTAGTTGACTCCCTTGATGTTGCACGTGAAAGGGCAGAAGTTCGTGAAGAATCATTAAGAATTGAACGTATATCAGCCAAGGCAGGGGATGGAAAGGTTACATTATCTTCCTTAGCTTCTGCTGTTTCTGGGAGGAAGCTTTCTGGACTTGACTTGCACCAGCTGACTATCATTATGAAAGTTGATCTTCAG GGTTCTATTGAAGCTCTTAGACAAGCCCTTCAGGTTCTTCCCCAAGAAAATGTCACGCTAAAGTTCCTCTTGCAAGCCACTGGTGACATAAACAATAGTGATGTTGACCTTGCAGTGGCTAGTGAAGCCATCATTTTGGGTTTTAACGTCAAAACACCTGCTTCTGTTAAGAGCTACGCTGACAACAAAGGTGTTGAGATTCGTCTCTACAGAGTTATTTATGATCTTATTGATGATGTAAGGACTGCCATGGAAGGACTTCTGGAATCGGTCGAG gaACAAATACCAATAGCCTCTGCGCAAGTTAGGGCATTGTTTAGCAGTGGAAGTGGTCAGATTGCTGGATGCATGGTGACCGAAGGAAGAATAGTGAAAGATTGTGGCATTCGGGTGATTAGAAAGGGCAAAACAGTACATGTTGGTACACTAAATTCTTTGAAAAGAGTTAAAGAGATCGTGAAagag GTAAGTGCTGGACTGGAGTGTGGAATTGGGGTAGATGATTACGATGATTGGGTTGTAGGCGATGTTATCGAAGCTTTCAATAGGGTTCAGAAGAAAAGAACGCTTGAAGAGGCTTCAGCCACAATGACGGCTGCTCATGAAGGAGCTGGCATAATCCCCTCGTAG